The following proteins come from a genomic window of Pyxidicoccus sp. MSG2:
- the hrpA gene encoding ATP-dependent RNA helicase HrpA, translated as MSGDSPVPTPGGLPTLHFPPELPISARVEDITAAITAHQVVIVAGATGSGKTTQLPKVLLAMGRGRPRQIGVTQPRRIAATSVAARVARELGTELGTDVGYQIRFEDRSSRQTAVKFMTDGVLLAQIHSDPLLRRYDTIVLDEAHERSLTIDFLLGWLKRILPRRPDLKVVVSSATIETERFSQFFGGAPVIQVEGRTFPVDVLYEPPPEDDELADSVADAVANVLSLDPDGDVLVFLPGEREIREAENALNARELRGTVVQPLYSRLSAAEQSRVFATIPERRVILATNVAETSVTIPGIVYVVDTGVARLSRYEPRSGTTRLHIEPVSQASADQRKGRCGRVREGICVRLYDEASFTTRPAFTDPEIKRTGLAGVILRMKSLGLGDVEDFPFLDPPQPKAIAEGWRVLEELGAIEGKERTLTPLGNQLARFPVDPRIARMILAGAEYGCLDEVLIVAAALNLQDPRERPRELAQKADELHRRFRDEHSDFTGLLKLWAFVREAEGRGTSHLRRVCRDNFLSFLRVREWRDVQRQLEETVRELRLPRKGRGAPARGDALHQALLTGLLSRIGQWNPEQRHYTGAKQTRFMVHPSSALAKKPPAWGMAFELVETSQLFARTVAKLDPEWLAAAAPHLLKRSYSEPHWSEKSARAVVKENATLFGLQVFKERPVALASMDPARARLMFLEHALVRGEYRTRGAFQEENRQVLERVARLRDKARRSELLDNEALLTFFDQRLPADVTDGAGFEVWRRKAEAADPDVLVLSMEDALSHDPGLSPAHYPDAITLNGASVPVTYTFDPSAEDDGITLSVPLLLLAQLVPGELDWTIPGWQREKLTALLEEVPRALRRQLGPLPDLVDRLQKELVPFRGPMIPALARAVSRLCGVDVPEESFRADAVAPYLRITLRVLDEKGKELARSRDADALLEQYGGRARTALRSAAPTSDWERKGLTAWTFGELPSVVTRRIGGLDVRSYPALVDRGAAVDLVLLETSAAADAATRTGVRRLLMLAARGHVAVSAARMPLPFPSLDGAPPARGQAEAFRAVVLARSVDDAFKLAPGAPLPRTKTAFEALVREGSPRIESAARDWANAVVVTSSELAATLAALKTASKGPSGAAAVRDIRSQLGHLFPANLIEWIPFVRLLNYPRYLSAAQARLSRAVANPGKDAGKAAPFTPLWETFLARRATVRDPEAAQELRWAFEELRVAIFAPEVTTPVSVTVAKVGAALAALR; from the coding sequence ATGTCCGGCGACTCACCCGTCCCCACCCCCGGCGGCTTGCCCACCCTGCACTTCCCCCCCGAGCTCCCCATCTCGGCCCGGGTGGAGGACATCACCGCGGCCATCACCGCCCATCAGGTGGTCATCGTCGCGGGGGCCACCGGCTCGGGGAAGACGACGCAGCTGCCGAAGGTCCTGCTCGCCATGGGGCGCGGCCGCCCGCGCCAGATTGGCGTCACCCAACCCCGGCGCATCGCCGCGACGAGCGTGGCGGCGCGCGTGGCACGCGAGCTCGGCACGGAGCTGGGCACGGACGTCGGCTACCAGATTCGCTTCGAGGACCGCTCGTCCCGGCAGACGGCCGTGAAGTTCATGACCGACGGAGTCCTCCTCGCGCAGATTCACAGCGACCCGCTCCTGCGCCGCTACGACACCATCGTGCTCGACGAGGCCCACGAGCGCAGCCTCACCATCGACTTCCTGCTCGGGTGGCTCAAGCGCATCCTCCCCAGGCGCCCCGACCTCAAGGTGGTGGTGAGCTCGGCCACCATCGAGACCGAGCGCTTCTCGCAATTCTTCGGGGGGGCTCCGGTCATCCAGGTGGAGGGCCGTACCTTTCCGGTGGACGTGCTCTACGAGCCGCCCCCCGAGGACGACGAGCTCGCCGACTCCGTCGCCGATGCGGTGGCCAACGTGCTCTCGCTCGACCCGGACGGGGACGTCCTCGTGTTCCTCCCCGGGGAGCGGGAAATCCGCGAGGCCGAGAATGCCCTGAACGCACGCGAGCTCCGCGGCACGGTGGTGCAGCCCCTGTATTCGCGCCTGTCGGCCGCCGAGCAGTCGCGCGTCTTCGCCACCATCCCCGAGCGCCGGGTCATCCTCGCCACCAACGTCGCGGAGACGTCGGTCACCATCCCGGGCATCGTGTACGTCGTGGACACGGGGGTGGCGCGCCTGTCGCGCTACGAGCCGCGCTCGGGCACCACGCGCCTGCACATCGAGCCGGTCTCCCAGGCCAGCGCCGACCAGCGCAAGGGGCGCTGCGGCCGCGTGCGCGAGGGCATCTGCGTGCGCCTCTACGACGAGGCGAGCTTCACCACGCGGCCCGCCTTCACCGACCCGGAAATCAAGCGCACCGGGCTCGCGGGGGTCATCCTGCGGATGAAGTCCCTCGGCCTCGGTGACGTCGAGGACTTCCCCTTCCTCGACCCGCCCCAGCCGAAGGCCATCGCCGAGGGCTGGCGGGTGCTCGAGGAGCTCGGGGCCATCGAGGGCAAGGAGCGCACCTTGACGCCGCTCGGGAACCAGCTCGCGCGCTTCCCGGTGGACCCGCGCATCGCGCGGATGATTCTCGCCGGCGCCGAGTACGGGTGCCTGGACGAGGTGCTCATCGTCGCCGCGGCGCTCAACCTGCAGGACCCGCGCGAGCGGCCACGGGAGCTCGCGCAGAAGGCGGACGAGCTGCACCGGCGCTTCCGTGACGAGCACTCGGACTTCACGGGGCTCCTCAAGCTGTGGGCGTTCGTGCGCGAGGCCGAGGGCCGGGGGACGTCCCATCTGCGGCGCGTGTGCCGGGACAACTTCCTGTCCTTCCTGCGGGTGCGCGAGTGGCGGGACGTCCAGCGCCAGCTCGAGGAGACCGTCCGCGAGCTGCGCCTGCCGCGCAAGGGCCGGGGCGCCCCGGCGCGCGGGGACGCCCTGCACCAGGCGCTCCTCACCGGGCTCCTGTCCCGCATCGGCCAGTGGAATCCGGAGCAGCGCCACTATACGGGTGCGAAGCAGACGCGCTTCATGGTCCACCCCTCGTCGGCGCTCGCGAAGAAGCCCCCTGCCTGGGGGATGGCGTTCGAGCTCGTGGAGACGTCCCAGCTGTTCGCGCGCACCGTGGCGAAGCTCGACCCGGAGTGGCTCGCGGCGGCGGCCCCCCACCTGCTCAAGCGCAGCTACTCCGAGCCGCACTGGTCGGAGAAGTCCGCGCGCGCCGTGGTGAAGGAGAACGCGACCCTCTTCGGGCTTCAGGTCTTCAAGGAGCGCCCCGTGGCCCTGGCCAGCATGGACCCCGCCCGGGCACGGCTGATGTTCCTCGAGCATGCCCTGGTGCGCGGCGAGTACCGCACCCGCGGGGCGTTCCAGGAGGAGAACCGCCAGGTGCTCGAGCGCGTGGCGCGCCTGCGGGACAAGGCCCGGCGCAGCGAGCTGCTCGACAACGAGGCGCTGCTGACATTCTTCGACCAGCGCCTCCCGGCGGACGTGACGGACGGAGCGGGCTTCGAGGTCTGGCGCCGCAAGGCCGAGGCGGCCGACCCCGACGTGCTCGTCCTCTCGATGGAGGATGCCCTCTCGCACGACCCGGGCCTGTCCCCGGCGCACTACCCGGACGCCATCACCCTGAACGGCGCGTCCGTGCCGGTGACGTACACCTTCGACCCCTCGGCCGAGGACGACGGCATCACCCTGAGCGTGCCGCTGCTGCTGCTCGCACAACTGGTCCCGGGTGAGCTCGACTGGACCATCCCCGGGTGGCAGCGGGAGAAACTCACCGCCCTGCTCGAGGAGGTCCCCCGCGCCCTGCGCAGGCAGCTGGGGCCGCTGCCGGACCTGGTCGACCGTCTCCAGAAGGAACTCGTGCCCTTCCGCGGGCCGATGATTCCAGCGCTCGCGCGTGCGGTGTCCCGGCTGTGCGGCGTGGACGTGCCCGAGGAGTCCTTCCGGGCGGATGCCGTGGCGCCGTACCTGCGCATCACGCTCCGGGTGCTCGACGAGAAGGGAAAGGAGCTTGCGCGGAGCCGCGACGCCGACGCGCTGCTCGAGCAGTACGGGGGACGTGCACGGACGGCGCTGCGCAGCGCGGCACCGACTTCGGACTGGGAGCGCAAGGGGCTGACGGCCTGGACCTTCGGCGAGCTGCCCTCCGTGGTCACCCGGCGGATCGGCGGGCTCGACGTCCGCAGCTACCCCGCGCTCGTCGACCGGGGCGCTGCCGTGGACCTGGTGCTGCTCGAGACCTCCGCCGCCGCCGACGCGGCCACGCGCACGGGGGTCCGCCGGCTCCTGATGCTCGCCGCGCGCGGACACGTGGCCGTCAGCGCCGCGCGCATGCCGCTGCCCTTCCCGTCCCTGGACGGCGCGCCGCCCGCGCGGGGCCAGGCCGAAGCCTTCCGGGCGGTCGTCCTCGCACGCAGCGTCGACGATGCGTTCAAGCTCGCACCGGGTGCGCCACTGCCCCGCACGAAGACTGCCTTCGAGGCGCTGGTCCGTGAGGGCTCACCGCGCATCGAGAGTGCGGCCCGGGACTGGGCGAACGCCGTCGTGGTCACCTCCTCGGAGCTCGCAGCGACGCTCGCTGCACTCAAGACAGCATCCAAGGGGCCGAGCGGCGCGGCGGCCGTGCGGGACATCCGCTCGCAGCTCGGACACCTGTTCCCCGCGAACCTCATCGAGTGGATTCCCTTCGTGCGCCTGCTGAACTACCCGCGCTACCTCAGCGCGGCCCAGGCACGGCTGTCGCGTGCGGTGGCGAACCCCGGGAAGGACGCAGGGAAGGCCGCGCCCTTCACCCCCCTGTGGGAGACCTTCCTCGCCAGGCGCGCCACCGTGCGTGACCCGGAGGCGGCGCAGGAGCTGCGGTGGGCCTTCGAGGAGCTCCGCGTGGCCATCTTCGCTCCGGAGGTGACGACGCCCGTGTCGGTGACGGTGGCGAAGGTCGGCGCGGCCCTCGCGGCGCTGCGCTAG
- a CDS encoding FG-GAP-like repeat-containing protein, whose translation MHLRLFSSLLLACAVTACGSPPPSSPEAGLGSQTAPIFNGTDIPFPIVTRVVKVNIDDCTGTLINLRWVLTARHCIKKVTGNTVTLATGETVGVNASGVMPHSSLDVALLRLVKDVVVPPVAQQLYAGPVPLGTPLRCMGYSQKTLADTFGTLREAMLTVGTVNPYQYVLPRNSAGQSVFKGDSGGPCYVMEGATFRLAGVIAEFHSETFDSYIVRADRFDEWMAKIVYAKTVVEPDPLKEMVTLLSPGPAGGTGAKVLVADVDGVNGVDLIFPESTRVQVALAKGNGEFQQLKPTPLSPGASWDTNAQMVDMTGDGKADFAFISDTQLWVAKSNGTGTFDAPRATPLGGGGWLKGAQLADVDGKNGADFVWVGTDALYVGLSKGDGTVFPPTLRKKWTDTGWDRRPHFAQVDGFNGADFVFPGEANVWAYALNASGDVGPEMKTPYLYAGPWEPYVHLADITADGKADWVAIRGHVLYRQPATTLGHFAPMLATPIEFWPEWEKRDATLVDMNGDGRADFVAQDPGAVYVKLAREEGGFGPMLLHATGGPLGELARFADVNGDKKADALYIDDAIVTVKLSVLSTTAHLPFSDGTPSEVFDPSVIIAYISKHAGWGLANPLERLCGGVPGCWWAIPLTSKDTNGGKSSGLLASLRVDAQGMTGVRALLAEHAVDSGWDWTRAQELLAAVDLDGNGRDELVLRDGRGLAVLGDDGQGTQRLRQAHAWELPVGDWTPRPDDRLEGTGDVDGDGRVELLFTSKEGALGLLRLGQTGLEPLAVYPPETELGGNRLHHEARLEAVADHDGDGRTDAVLRGEAGWTMLAGTPKGLEPVGFIPYGDVLGEDPLDPETSVVATGRFLGLEGRELLVRSHHGLTLVRPVQGMLEPVTFIPYGEPVGEWPLEPDHRVLRAGDVDGDGRDELLVQGKEGVTLATLAHGHPEPLSVWRRGEDVGGWTLEHDDAFAPAGDLDGDQLGDLVVRRESGLGVVSWGRRGELSVRWSMALGRSQDGASDTVASGLLADLDGDGVRELLAAELCVQPGQQ comes from the coding sequence ATGCACCTCCGACTCTTCTCCTCCCTCCTGCTGGCCTGCGCCGTGACGGCCTGCGGTTCTCCTCCGCCCTCCTCTCCGGAGGCAGGGCTCGGGAGCCAGACCGCCCCCATCTTCAACGGAACCGACATCCCGTTCCCCATCGTCACGCGCGTGGTGAAGGTCAACATCGACGACTGCACCGGCACTCTCATCAACCTGCGCTGGGTGCTCACCGCCAGGCACTGCATCAAGAAGGTGACGGGCAACACCGTCACCCTTGCTACCGGCGAAACGGTCGGCGTGAATGCCAGCGGGGTGATGCCGCATTCCTCGCTGGACGTGGCGCTCCTCCGCCTCGTCAAGGACGTCGTGGTGCCGCCGGTGGCGCAGCAACTCTACGCAGGCCCGGTGCCGCTGGGCACCCCACTGCGCTGCATGGGTTACTCGCAGAAGACCCTGGCGGACACGTTTGGAACGCTGCGGGAGGCCATGCTCACGGTGGGCACCGTGAACCCGTATCAGTACGTCCTGCCCAGGAACTCCGCGGGCCAGTCCGTCTTCAAGGGAGACTCCGGAGGCCCGTGCTACGTCATGGAGGGCGCTACATTCCGGCTCGCTGGCGTCATCGCGGAGTTCCACAGCGAGACGTTCGACAGCTACATCGTCCGCGCCGACCGCTTCGATGAGTGGATGGCGAAAATCGTCTACGCGAAGACCGTCGTCGAGCCGGACCCCCTGAAGGAGATGGTGACGCTGCTGTCCCCCGGCCCCGCCGGAGGCACGGGTGCGAAGGTGCTGGTGGCGGACGTCGACGGCGTCAACGGCGTGGACCTCATCTTCCCGGAGAGCACCCGCGTGCAGGTCGCCCTGGCGAAGGGCAATGGTGAGTTCCAGCAACTGAAGCCCACCCCGCTGTCTCCCGGCGCCAGCTGGGACACGAACGCGCAAATGGTCGACATGACGGGCGACGGCAAGGCCGACTTCGCCTTCATCTCGGACACACAGCTCTGGGTGGCGAAGTCCAACGGCACGGGCACCTTCGACGCGCCCAGGGCCACCCCGCTGGGCGGCGGCGGCTGGCTGAAGGGCGCGCAATTGGCGGACGTGGACGGGAAGAACGGCGCGGACTTCGTCTGGGTGGGCACGGATGCCCTCTATGTAGGGCTCTCCAAGGGAGACGGCACCGTCTTCCCGCCCACGCTGCGCAAGAAGTGGACGGACACCGGCTGGGACCGGCGCCCCCACTTCGCCCAGGTGGACGGCTTCAACGGCGCGGACTTCGTCTTCCCGGGCGAAGCGAATGTCTGGGCGTATGCGCTCAACGCCTCCGGTGACGTTGGCCCCGAGATGAAGACGCCCTACCTGTACGCGGGCCCCTGGGAGCCCTACGTGCACCTGGCGGACATCACCGCCGACGGGAAGGCGGACTGGGTGGCCATCCGGGGTCATGTCCTCTACAGGCAGCCCGCGACGACGCTGGGGCACTTCGCGCCGATGCTCGCCACCCCCATCGAGTTCTGGCCCGAATGGGAGAAGCGGGACGCAACGCTCGTGGACATGAACGGGGACGGGCGCGCGGACTTCGTCGCGCAGGACCCCGGAGCCGTCTACGTGAAGCTGGCCCGCGAGGAGGGCGGCTTCGGCCCCATGCTGCTGCACGCCACCGGCGGCCCCCTGGGAGAGCTCGCCCGCTTCGCCGACGTCAACGGCGACAAGAAGGCGGACGCCCTCTACATCGACGACGCAATCGTGACGGTGAAGCTGTCCGTCCTCAGCACCACCGCGCACCTCCCCTTCTCCGATGGGACACCGAGCGAGGTCTTCGACCCGTCGGTCATCATCGCATACATCTCGAAGCACGCCGGATGGGGCCTCGCCAACCCGCTGGAGCGCCTGTGCGGGGGGGTCCCCGGGTGCTGGTGGGCCATCCCACTCACGAGCAAGGACACCAACGGCGGGAAGTCCTCGGGGTTGCTCGCCTCGCTGCGGGTGGACGCCCAGGGCATGACGGGGGTGCGCGCCCTGCTGGCCGAGCACGCGGTCGACAGCGGCTGGGATTGGACGCGGGCCCAGGAGCTGCTCGCCGCGGTGGACCTGGACGGCAATGGGCGGGACGAGCTGGTGCTGCGAGACGGGCGCGGCCTGGCCGTGCTCGGAGACGACGGCCAGGGCACACAGCGGCTGCGCCAGGCGCACGCCTGGGAACTGCCGGTGGGGGACTGGACGCCGCGCCCCGATGACCGGCTGGAGGGCACGGGGGACGTGGATGGCGACGGGCGCGTGGAGCTGCTCTTCACGAGCAAGGAGGGCGCGCTGGGCCTGCTGCGCCTGGGCCAGACGGGGCTGGAGCCGCTGGCGGTGTACCCCCCCGAGACAGAGCTGGGCGGCAACCGGCTGCATCACGAAGCGCGCCTGGAGGCCGTGGCGGACCACGACGGCGACGGCCGCACGGACGCGGTGCTGCGCGGCGAGGCCGGCTGGACGATGCTGGCGGGCACACCCAAGGGGCTGGAGCCGGTGGGCTTCATTCCGTACGGGGACGTGCTGGGGGAGGACCCGCTGGACCCGGAGACGTCGGTGGTCGCGACGGGCCGCTTCCTGGGCCTCGAAGGCCGTGAGCTGCTGGTCCGAAGCCACCATGGCCTTACGCTGGTGCGCCCGGTCCAGGGCATGCTGGAGCCGGTGACGTTCATCCCGTACGGGGAGCCCGTGGGCGAGTGGCCGCTGGAGCCCGACCACCGCGTGCTGCGCGCGGGCGACGTGGACGGTGATGGACGCGACGAGCTGCTGGTGCAGGGGAAGGAGGGCGTCACGCTGGCCACCCTGGCCCACGGCCATCCGGAGCCGCTGTCGGTATGGCGTCGCGGAGAGGACGTGGGGGGCTGGACGCTGGAGCACGACGACGCCTTCGCTCCCGCCGGGGACCTGGACGGCGACCAGCTCGGGGATCTGGTGGTGCGCCGGGAGAGTGGCCTCGGCGTGGTGTCCTGGGGACGGCGGGGTGAGCTCTCGGTGCGCTGGAGCATGGCCCTGGGCCGCTCGCAGGACGGCGCGTCCGACACCGTGGCCTCCGGCCTGCTGGCGGACCTGGACGGGGACGGCGTGCGCGAGCTGCTGGCCGCCGAGCTGTGTGTGCAGCCGGGTCAGCAGTAG
- a CDS encoding LysM peptidoglycan-binding domain-containing protein, producing MITSKVRSGDTLSGIAARSSTGEKPASRKFVDYTVKSGDTFSGIAAKHDLSLAALKKLNPQVENINVIHPGQKLHVKVVNTPAPAHESKPAPKPQPGKNTSVLPKGIPNTEGMSEAKEYALYSKYVEKHGDAKAKQDLAAGKRVIVGLRVNTPFTKDQPSRGTYDDRLVVMWKDSSGKPHVEEFKANTEPNRRWADDPSQSTKPVGRLVGNQTYHYKKSFNGNFGGNILSPDLRYGNPTVRRDTNRDHRINSKDDVFSGDWGGQAYYFHRGGTNDTYSAGCQTMDQGRFNNFWAALGPQKEFSYVLAQVG from the coding sequence ATGATCACGTCCAAGGTCCGGTCCGGAGACACGCTGAGTGGAATCGCTGCCAGGTCCAGCACCGGGGAGAAGCCGGCCTCCAGGAAGTTCGTCGACTACACCGTGAAGAGCGGTGACACGTTTTCGGGCATCGCGGCGAAACACGACCTCTCGCTGGCCGCATTGAAGAAGCTGAACCCCCAGGTTGAGAACATCAACGTCATCCACCCGGGCCAGAAGCTGCACGTGAAGGTCGTGAACACGCCCGCGCCCGCGCACGAGTCGAAGCCAGCGCCGAAGCCCCAGCCTGGCAAGAACACCAGCGTGCTCCCCAAGGGCATCCCGAACACCGAGGGCATGTCTGAGGCGAAGGAGTACGCGCTCTACTCGAAGTACGTGGAGAAGCACGGCGACGCCAAGGCGAAGCAGGACCTCGCGGCCGGCAAGCGCGTCATCGTCGGCCTGAGGGTGAACACGCCCTTCACCAAGGACCAGCCCTCCCGCGGCACCTACGACGATCGGCTCGTCGTCATGTGGAAGGACAGCAGCGGCAAGCCGCACGTCGAGGAGTTCAAGGCCAACACCGAGCCCAACCGCCGCTGGGCCGATGACCCGAGCCAGAGCACCAAGCCGGTCGGCCGCCTCGTCGGCAACCAGACCTACCACTACAAGAAGAGCTTCAACGGCAACTTCGGTGGCAACATCCTCTCGCCGGACCTGCGCTACGGGAACCCGACCGTGCGCCGCGACACGAACCGCGACCACCGGATCAACTCGAAGGACGACGTGTTCAGCGGCGACTGGGGCGGACAGGCCTACTACTTCCATCGCGGCGGAACGAACGACACGTACTCCGCCGGCTGCCAGACGATGGACCAGGGCCGCTTCAACAACTTCTGGGCCGCGCTCGGCCCTCAGAAGGAGTTCAGCTACGTCCTGGCCCAGGTCGGCTGA
- a CDS encoding MYXO-CTERM sorting domain-containing protein yields MLTFSALAEVWSATASVVSLIYQLAPEPSPDPEEGGGCSAGPGDSSWLLASLAVLAAAVPRRQLAS; encoded by the coding sequence ATGCTCACGTTCAGCGCGCTGGCCGAGGTGTGGTCGGCGACCGCCAGCGTGGTGAGTCTCATCTACCAACTGGCGCCGGAGCCTTCCCCGGATCCAGAGGAGGGCGGCGGATGCTCGGCGGGCCCGGGGGATTCCTCGTGGCTGCTGGCGAGCCTGGCGGTGCTGGCCGCCGCCGTTCCCCGGCGTCAGCTCGCGAGTTGA
- the thrA gene encoding bifunctional aspartate kinase/homoserine dehydrogenase I — MSSAPFQVMKFGGSSVGSPRRLRQVVELIGRHAKQGPLAVVVSAMGDTTDWLIEAAGLATKGDLEGALTVVARIAHLAKTNAAALDPARSTALAARVDTLLSPLQQLLQGISLTRECSAPSRDRVLSFGELVSATLLADLLTASGTEATFRDARQLLVTDDRFGAARVDVARTRERLQASVAGWRASVPVLPGFIAATPDGRTTTLGRNGSDYTAALVAQGIDATEVTVWTDVLGLHTADPDLVSDAYPVAHLTHAEGLELAAVGVRMLHPRTMIPLIEAGSSLRIRNTMHPDHPGTLIDAIGSRDGQRPTCIATREELALLGIEVRKLSDQFQLGERVLAALREAEVTVWLSAQSANGQSLAVVIPRPDVLRAQGALENELAQELARHEVEPLAIREPVTLLTLVAEAMGHGVNVAGRFFSALGAVGVNVRASAQGASSRSISCVVDAADTAIAVRTTHAAFNLAHQQVSLFLLGRGTVGGQLLAQLRAQQALLKDKHGIALRVVGLADSRRALFDAAGLPLEGLEERLARVEPVDPETRTLVPLLDELRRLPVPILVDCTAASGVEALYTEAFRRGIHVVGANKKPLALPWNDREALLSEARRHHVAYHYETTVASSLPVIDTLANLVRTGDTVRLITASLSGSVGFICNELTAGVPLSVAVRTAKERGFTEADPREDLSGTDVARKALILARELGLPLSLSDVALEPFVPAEPRPGTTVDAFLQGLKSQDAAYADRVTRCRHAGTVLRYLARIDPSKVGTGSPVIRVGPVAVEAGQPAADLRGSESFVSFTTTRHSDFPLTVRGAGAGGAVTASGVLADILRISQTLRGR; from the coding sequence ATGAGCAGCGCTCCCTTCCAGGTGATGAAGTTCGGAGGCTCCTCCGTGGGCTCTCCCCGTCGGCTCCGTCAGGTCGTCGAGCTGATTGGCCGACACGCGAAACAGGGGCCCCTCGCCGTCGTCGTCTCGGCGATGGGTGACACCACGGACTGGCTGATTGAAGCGGCGGGGCTCGCCACGAAGGGAGACCTGGAGGGCGCGCTGACGGTGGTGGCGCGCATCGCCCACCTCGCCAAGACGAACGCCGCCGCGCTGGACCCGGCGCGCTCCACCGCGCTCGCGGCGCGGGTGGACACGCTGCTCTCCCCCTTGCAGCAGTTGCTCCAGGGCATCTCCCTCACCCGCGAGTGTTCGGCGCCTTCGCGCGACAGGGTCCTCTCCTTCGGCGAGCTGGTCTCCGCCACGCTCCTCGCGGATCTGCTGACGGCGTCGGGCACCGAGGCCACCTTCCGCGACGCGCGGCAGTTGCTGGTGACGGATGACCGCTTCGGCGCGGCGCGGGTGGACGTGGCCCGGACGCGCGAGCGGCTCCAGGCGTCGGTGGCGGGCTGGAGGGCCTCCGTGCCCGTCCTCCCCGGCTTCATCGCCGCGACGCCGGACGGGCGCACCACCACGCTGGGGCGCAACGGCTCCGACTACACGGCGGCGCTGGTGGCCCAGGGAATCGACGCGACGGAAGTCACGGTATGGACGGACGTGCTGGGCCTGCACACCGCCGACCCGGACCTGGTGAGCGACGCCTACCCCGTCGCGCACCTCACGCACGCAGAGGGGCTGGAGCTCGCCGCCGTGGGCGTCCGCATGCTGCACCCGCGCACGATGATTCCGCTCATCGAGGCGGGCAGCTCCCTGCGCATCCGCAACACGATGCACCCGGACCACCCGGGCACGCTCATCGACGCCATCGGCTCGCGGGACGGCCAGCGCCCCACGTGTATCGCCACGCGCGAGGAGCTCGCCCTGCTCGGCATCGAGGTGCGCAAGCTGTCGGACCAGTTCCAGCTCGGCGAGCGCGTGCTGGCCGCCCTGCGCGAGGCGGAGGTGACGGTGTGGCTGTCCGCGCAGTCCGCGAATGGCCAGTCGCTTGCCGTCGTCATTCCCCGCCCGGACGTGCTGCGCGCCCAGGGCGCCCTGGAGAACGAGCTGGCCCAGGAGCTGGCGCGACACGAGGTGGAGCCCCTCGCCATCCGCGAGCCGGTGACGCTGCTGACCCTGGTGGCCGAAGCGATGGGCCACGGCGTCAACGTCGCCGGGCGCTTCTTCAGCGCGCTGGGCGCGGTGGGCGTCAACGTGCGGGCGAGCGCCCAGGGCGCCAGCTCGCGCTCCATCTCCTGCGTCGTGGATGCGGCGGACACCGCCATCGCCGTGCGCACCACGCACGCGGCCTTCAACCTGGCGCACCAGCAGGTGAGCCTGTTCCTCCTCGGCCGGGGCACCGTGGGCGGCCAGCTGTTGGCGCAGCTGCGCGCGCAGCAGGCCCTGCTCAAGGACAAGCACGGCATCGCCCTGCGAGTCGTCGGCCTCGCGGACAGCCGGCGGGCGCTCTTCGATGCGGCGGGCCTGCCGCTGGAGGGCCTGGAGGAGCGGCTCGCACGTGTGGAGCCGGTGGACCCGGAGACACGCACGCTGGTGCCGTTGCTGGACGAGCTGCGCCGGCTGCCGGTGCCCATCCTCGTGGACTGCACCGCCGCGAGCGGAGTCGAAGCCCTCTACACGGAGGCGTTCCGTCGCGGCATCCACGTGGTGGGGGCCAACAAGAAGCCGCTGGCGCTGCCGTGGAATGACCGCGAGGCACTCCTCTCCGAGGCCCGGCGCCACCACGTGGCCTACCACTACGAGACGACGGTGGCGTCCAGCCTGCCGGTCATCGACACGCTGGCGAACCTCGTCCGCACGGGCGACACGGTGCGCCTCATCACCGCATCGCTGTCCGGCAGCGTGGGCTTCATCTGCAACGAACTGACGGCCGGCGTGCCGCTGTCGGTGGCTGTCCGCACCGCGAAGGAGCGGGGCTTCACGGAGGCAGACCCACGCGAGGACCTGAGCGGCACGGACGTGGCACGCAAGGCGCTCATCCTCGCCCGGGAGCTGGGGCTGCCCCTCTCCCTCTCCGACGTGGCGCTGGAGCCGTTCGTCCCCGCCGAGCCTCGGCCTGGCACCACCGTCGACGCGTTCCTCCAGGGGCTGAAGTCTCAAGACGCGGCGTACGCGGACCGCGTCACGCGCTGCCGTCACGCCGGCACGGTGCTGCGCTACCTGGCGCGCATCGACCCGTCGAAGGTGGGCACCGGCTCGCCCGTCATCCGCGTGGGCCCCGTCGCCGTGGAGGCCGGCCAGCCCGCGGCGGACCTGCGCGGCTCCGAGTCCTTCGTGTCCTTCACCACCACGCGCCACAGCGACTTTCCGCTCACCGTGCGCGGCGCGGGCGCGGGCGGCGCGGTGACGGCCTCCGGCGTGCTGGCCGACATCCTCCGCATCTCCCAGACGCTGCGTGGCCGCTGA